A window from Peromyscus eremicus chromosome 1, PerEre_H2_v1, whole genome shotgun sequence encodes these proteins:
- the Mrgprd gene encoding mas-related G-protein coupled receptor member D: MSSTQNSSLAPRLTIIPTMTSVTWVYFSMTFLAMVTCVLGMAGNSVVIWLLSFRVRRSPFCIYVLNLAVADLLFLLCMASLFSLETRPLFTFSTSSRVYEGMKRIKYFAYTASLSLLTAISTQRCLSVLFPIWYKCHQPRHLSSVVCGALWALALLMNFLASFFCIRFWHPDKNQCFQVDMVLSGLILGIFMPVMILSSAILLIQVRKNTLLRRRRPRRLFVVILASVFVFLTCSLPLGIYWFLLYWVGLPEDVMFLYICLSRFSSCLSSSANPVIYFLVGSQKSHRLQESLDAVLGRALRDEPEPEGRETPSVCTNDEV, encoded by the coding sequence ATGAGCTCCACTCAGAACAGCAGTCTGGCCCCACGTCTGACCATCATCCCCACCATGACCTCTGTGACCTGGGTCTATTTTTCAATGACATTTCTTGCCATGGTCACCTGTGTTTTGGGGATGGCTGGCAACAGCGTGGTGATTTGGCTGCTGAGCTTCCGTGTGCGGAGGTCCCCCTTCTGTATTTATGTCCTCAACCTGGCGGTGGCCGACCTCCTCTTCTTGCTCTGCATGGCATCCTTGTTCAGCCTGGAAACAAGGCCCCTGTTCACATTCAGCACCTCCAGCAGAGTCTACGAGGGGATGAAGAGAATCAAGTACTTTGCCTATACGGCCAGCCTGAGCCTGCTGACGGCCATCAGCACCCAGCGCTGCCTTTCTGTGCTTTTCCCCATCTGGTATAAGTGCCACCAGCCCCGGCACCTGTCATCGGTGGTATGTGGTGCACTCTGGGCACTGGCCCTGCTGATGAACTTCCTGGCTTCTTTCTTCTGCATCCGGTTCTGGCATCCCGATAAAAACCAGTGCTTTCAGGTGGACATGGTCTTAAGCGGTCTTATCCTGGGGATCTTCATGCCCGTCATGATCCTGTCCAGCGCCATACTCCTCATCCAGGTACGGAAGAACACCCTGCTGCGGAGACGGCGACCCCGTCGGCTGTTCGTGGTCATCCTGGCTTCCGTCTTCGTCTTCCTCACCTGTTCTCTGCCCCTGGGCATCTATTGGTTCTTACTCTACTGGGTGGGACTGCCAGAGGATGTGATGTTCCTGTATATCTGCTTGTCACGCTTCTCTTCATGTTTGAGCAGCAGTGCCAACCCAGTCATCTACTTCCTCGTGGGTAGCCAGAAGAGCCACAGGCTGCAGGAGTCCCTGGATGCTGTGCTGGGGCGGGCACTTCGGGATGAGCCTGAGCCAGAGGGCAGGGAGACACCATCTGTGTGCACCAATGATGAGGTCTGA